A stretch of DNA from Aurantiacibacter atlanticus:
GTAGTGCCATGGGCATCACCTCGCCGCTCTGCGTATTGAAAAGTGCGATATCGTCTCCACCCAGACGCAGGCCGTGCTGGCTGGCAAACATCGCAAGTGTCGATTTGCCAGCACCGGGCGGGCCCATTAGCAATATGGCGCGGTTCGCGACGACAAGACAGGCGCAATGAAAGGCAATGCCGGTGCTCAGGTCGAGTGCAGCTTCTACAATGCTGAAGCGAAAGCTCGCTGCAAGAAGCTTTCGTGGGACCAGCCTTGCAGGTCGATCTGGCAGCTTGGCGATGCCAAGGTCACCCCACGCCCACGCCTTCGCCACAATTTTGGGAGTGAGTGTCTGGTGAAGGTGGCGATAGGAATCGAACCAATCCGAGTCGGCATCATAGGCTCGAAGTGTGATAGACGCATCGATGAGAGGCAGGTTCGCTGTCGCAGCGGGCATCGACGGAGGCGCTTGCCTATCCTCGAACACATCAATCATGCCGGTAGAGGACCATTCGCAAAGCAAGCGTTCAAGTTCTGGACGTCCGCCGGCAAGCGATGGCGATATTTCATCGCACAGCGTTGTGAACGGAATAGGGGTGTCGAGCAGGGCAAGGATAGCTGCAGCCGATGAATTCGGCTGCAGTATCAACTGGCTCGCCTCTGAAAACACAATTGGTTTTCCATCGAATGCGGTAAAAGCGGCGCTTTCGCTAAGCCCTATCAGAGGCAGGGCCGATTGCAGCGCGGTCAATTCATCGTCATGGGGCAGGAAGTCAGCCAAGCAAACTATGTTCAAGGACGCTGATTACCACCACCACGGCCATTTCCAGCACGACGGCCGGGATTTCCGGGGCCGGTTCCTGGTCCATCATTGATCGGCGGGTTTCCGGGAGGCGGCGGATCAATCCCATTGCCTACACCATTATTACCCCGTGGGCCTCCTGATCCGGATCGCGCGATGGCGGGAGAGGAAAGAGACGTCGACAACAGAACAGTCATAACCGGCGGAACGGTAATCGAATACTTCCCGCAGGCGCTCAGAAAAGCCCTCCGATCACTTTGTTTCACGTCCTTAGCTTCATTTACAGAATCAACCATGAGTTTAACTCCCCCTGGAAATGCGAATAGATGCTGATTCGATGAGATATGCAAATTGAATCTGTCTTTAGTTGAGGCATTAAACCTAAATAGTCAGACGAACGCTTATCTCGTCTTTTGAAAGGTGCGCGCCAAATCTTGCTTGCGGCGTCATTGCCATGATCAGCGACGCGATTGTAACGCATCCCGGGCCACAACAAATTTGATTCCCTGCTGCTCTATACTGCGGTGCAGCACCAGCTGATCTTCCATCGCAAGAGTGACATCCAAGTGCTCGGAGACATCTCTGCGTGCCACAAATTGCTGACAAGTGATCCTGATTGCGGGAATTTTACGGATGTAGGTGGCGCTTTTGATCGTGATGCAGCGCAGGTGTCACAATTGTTTCCAAAATGTCACACTACAGTCGTTCCGTATGTAACTTGTCCATACAGTGATTGTGCGAGAGCATGTGTCGTGCTTTGTCGCATCAAGGAAGGAGGGTTAGGTTGCCAGGCAACAAAGACGGATGAATCCGCAAGTCCGGTGCCTCCTTTCAGAGTATTTTCTCCCCCTTACCAGGAGTTTATTATGTTTAATCGCAAGACCAAGGCCTCGCTCCTCGCGAGTTCCGTGATCTTCGGGTCGCTCGTCGCCACTCCAGTGGTGGCGCAGGACGATCCCACGATCGAGCCCGCCGCAGCTGAAGACGAATATATCGTCGTCACCGGTTCACGCATTCAGCGTCTTAATGTTGAAACAGCAGCGCCAGTTGCGGTTGTCGACGCTGAAGAATTCTCCTTGTCCGGTGCGGTGAACGTTGAAAACGTGATCAACACCCTCCCGCAGGTTGTACCAGGCTTCACGTCAAACTCTAACAATCCCGGCAACGGAGCATCCACGTTGAACCTTCGTGGCCTTGGCGAAGAACGCACTATGGTGCTGGTCAATGGTCGTCGCTGGATGTTTTACGATGCCGATCAGATCGTCGATTTGAACACCATTCCGCAGTTCCTGCTGGAAGGTGTTGATGTTGTGACCGGTGGTGCTTCGGCCGTTTACGGTTCGGACGCACTTGCAGGTGTTGTAAACTTCCGTCTGCGTCACGTTGATGGCGTCGAAGTTGGGGGTCAATACTCGATCACCGATCGTGGAGATGGTGAACGTTATCAGATTCACGGTGCGATCGGCACCGAATTTGCTGACGGTCGTGGCCGCGCAACAGTGTTCGGCGAATATTTCAACCGCAAGTCCATTTTTCAGGGTGAACGCGAATTCTCGAACTTCGCGCTGGGCGGTGAGACTTTCGGTCTCCCGCTGCAGCAGTTCGGCTCTTCGACTATCCCGCAGGGTCGCTTCAACGCACCTGGTTCGGTCGCCGTTGCGCCTGGTGCCGAAGATCTCAATGAAGATGGCATTTGCGACCCCGGTGAAGGCTGCTCCATTTTGGCCCAAGGTCTCGTCATCGACGATGCCGTCTTTGATGCGCCCGGCGTCGCTCGTGCTCGCGCAGGCGACACCTATAACTATAATCCGGCCAACTACTTGCAGCTCCCGCAGGAACGCTATCTGATCGGTGGCTACGCCGAATATGAAATCTTCGATGGCGTCGAAGCCTATACCGAAGTTTCTTTCGTCAACAATCGCATTGCACAGGAACTTGCTCCCACGCCGGTAACCGGCACTTTCAATATAAATCTCGAAACTGCCGAGCCACTGTTCGATGATGCTACATTCGCAGCGCTTCAGCAATTGGACGCGAACGAGACGGTGGCTGCTGCACAACGTCAGGCATTTAATGATTCGCTTGGGTATTGTGGGCCGGGTGATACTCTGCCTGACGATCCCGATGCGCCGGCCTGTTTCGGCCAGCTTGCGGGTGCCGCTCCGGGAGTGGTCAGCACCTCGCTGCAGCGTCGTATGCTGGAAACTGGCGCGCGTAACACTCTTGACGAGCGCAATGCATTCCGTGTCCTGGCTGGCCTGCGTGGTGATCTGGGCAGTTACATCAACTGGGATGCGTATTACATGTACGCCCGTACCCGTAATGCCAACGTGCAAGACGGCAACATCTCACGTTCGGCCTTCC
This window harbors:
- a CDS encoding TonB-dependent receptor domain-containing protein codes for the protein MLCRIKEGGLGCQATKTDESASPVPPFRVFSPPYQEFIMFNRKTKASLLASSVIFGSLVATPVVAQDDPTIEPAAAEDEYIVVTGSRIQRLNVETAAPVAVVDAEEFSLSGAVNVENVINTLPQVVPGFTSNSNNPGNGASTLNLRGLGEERTMVLVNGRRWMFYDADQIVDLNTIPQFLLEGVDVVTGGASAVYGSDALAGVVNFRLRHVDGVEVGGQYSITDRGDGERYQIHGAIGTEFADGRGRATVFGEYFNRKSIFQGEREFSNFALGGETFGLPLQQFGSSTIPQGRFNAPGSVAVAPGAEDLNEDGICDPGEGCSILAQGLVIDDAVFDAPGVARARAGDTYNYNPANYLQLPQERYLIGGYAEYEIFDGVEAYTEVSFVNNRIAQELAPTPVTGTFNINLETAEPLFDDATFAALQQLDANETVAAAQRQAFNDSLGYCGPGDTLPDDPDAPACFGQLAGAAPGVVSTSLQRRMLETGARNTLDERNAFRVLAGLRGDLGSYINWDAYYMYARTRNANVQDGNISRSAFQSGLDGTGTPINPFGAGTLTDDMVDAVTIRAQNGDVSTLEVLTGYLSGTFGDFAFGDAAPIAFALGGEYRRVAASFIPDTALASGDVIGFNAGSPTDGSYNVHEIFAELDIPLIETDSGLRLDINGAARYSDYSLENVGGVWAYAGGIEFSPMPDIKFRGQYQRAVRAPNVAELFGGQAIGFPGANDPCGNDEFISANPGSEAICVATGVPSGNVGNSDVVQLDTQIPALFGGNPNLQEETSDSWSVGVVIQPTAIPGLTITADYFDIVIEDTISIAGGSLQGLMDLCYGDIQDISSPVCQPFVGIRNDAGAITVDGPPLVAGVNIAELGVSGIDLQVNYGIDMPFSLFTNGGVSDFNIAFLASWTESSYFVPVPGLDTTIECAGEFAGQCGEPTAAFKWTSRFSWVDGPMTVSTRWRHLSAVDDDDNSVDYAQFNGVERISAYDLIDVTLSYAWNDMITLSVGVNNLFDTLPGTPEYDASGVVTNRPNTLLLGDNQEQANTYPSTYDVLGRDFFASVLFRF